A region from the Symphalangus syndactylus isolate Jambi chromosome 2, NHGRI_mSymSyn1-v2.1_pri, whole genome shotgun sequence genome encodes:
- the CUZD1 gene encoding CUB and zona pellucida-like domain-containing protein 1 isoform X5, translated as MSCSLKFTLIVIFFYCWLSSSHEELEGGTSKSFDLPTVIMLVIACGILVALLLLIVVVLRLYFKIHNTLTAAKEPEAVAVKNHNPDKVWWAKNSQAKTIATESCPALQCCEGCRMYASFDSLPPCCCDINEGL; from the exons ATGTCCTGTTCTCTAAAGTTTACTttgattgtaatttttttttactgttggcTTTCATCCAGCCATGAAGAGTTAGAAGGTG GTACATCGAAGTCTTTTGACCTCCCTACAGTGATTATGCTTGTCATCGCTTGTGGCATCCTGGTGGCCTTGCTCCTGCTGATAGTTGTCGTGCTCCGTCTTTACTTCAAAATACACAACACACTAAC AGCTGCAAAGGAACCTGAGGCTGTGGCTGTAAAAAATCACAACCCAGACAAGGTGTGGTGGGCCAAGAACAGCCAGGCCAAAACCATTGCCACGGAGTCTTGTCCTGCCCTGCAGTGCTGTGAAGGATGTAGAATGTATGCCAGTTTTGATTCCCTGCCACCTTGCTGTTGTGACATAAATGAGGGCCTCTGA
- the CUZD1 gene encoding CUB and zona pellucida-like domain-containing protein 1 isoform X2 produces MSCSLKFTLIVIFFYCWLSSSHEELEGGNSSCTVSLGGANMAETHKAMILQLNPNENCTWTIERPENKSIRMIFSYVQLDPDGSCESENIKVFDGTSSNGPLLGQVCSKNDYVPVFESSSSTLTFQIVTDSARIQRTVFVFYYFFSPNISIPDCGGYLDTLEGSFTSPNYPKPHPELAYCVWHIQVEKGYKIKLNFKEIFLEVDKQCKFDFLAVYDGPSTNSGLIGQVCGRVTPTFESSSNSLTVVLSTDYANSYRGFSASYTSIYAENINTTSLTCSSDRMRVIISKSYLEAFNSNGNNLQLKDPTCRPKLSNVVEFSIPLNGCGTIRKVEDQSITYTNIITFSASSTSEVITRQKQLQIIVKCEMGHNSTVEIMYITENDVIQNQNALGKYNTSMALFESNSFEKTLLESPYYVDLNQTLFVQVSLHTSDPNLVVFLDTCRASPTSDFVSPTYDLIKSGCSRDETCKVYPLFGHYGRFHFNAFKFLRSMSSVYLQCKVLICDSSDHQSRCNQGCVSRSKRDISSYKWKTDSIIGPIRLKRDRSASGNSGFQHETHAEETPNQPFNSLHLFSFMVLVLNVVIVATITVRHFVNQRADYKYQKLQNY; encoded by the exons ATGTCCTGTTCTCTAAAGTTTACTttgattgtaatttttttttactgttggcTTTCATCCAGCCATGAAGAGTTAGAAGGTG GCAATTCAAGCTGCACAGTCAGTCTAGGGGGTGCCAATATGGCAGAGACCCACAAAGCCATGATCCTGCAACTCAATCCCAATGAGAACTGCACCTGGACAATAGAAAGACCAGAAAACAAAAGCATCAGAATGATCTTTTCCTATGTCCA GCTTGATCCAGATGGAAGCTGTGAAAGTGAAAACATTAAAGTCTTTGATGGAACCTCCAGCAATGGGCCTCTGCTAGGACAAGTCTGCAGTAAAAACGACTATGTTCCTGTATTTGAATCATCATCCAGTACATTGACGTTTCAAATAGTTACTGACTCAGCAAGAATTCAAAGAACTGTCTTTGTCTTCTACTACTTCTTCTCTCCTAACATCT CTATTCCAGACTGTGGCGGTTACCTGGATACCTTGGAAGGATCCTTCACCAGCCCCAATTACCCAAAGCCACATCCTGAGCTGGCTTATTGTGTGTGGCACATACAAGTGGAGAAAGGTTACAAGATAAAACTAAACTTCAAAGAGATTTT CCTAGAAGTAGACAAACAGTGCAAATTTGATTTTCTTGCCGTCTATGATGGCCCCTCCACCAACTCTGGCCTGATTGGACAAGTCTGTGGCCGTGTGACTCCCACCTTCGAATCGTCATCAAACTCTCTGACTGTCGTGTTGTCTACAGATTATGCCAATTCTTATCGGGGCTTTTCTGCTTCCTACACCTCAATTTATGCAGAAAACATCAACACTA caTCTTTAACTTGCTCTTCTGACAGGATGAGAGTTATTATAAGCAAATCCTACCTAGAGGCTTTTAACTCTAATGGGAATAACTTACAACTAAAAGACCCAACTTGCAGACCAAAATTATCAAATGTTGTGGAATTTTCTATCCCTCTTAATGGATGTGGTACAATCAGAAAG GTAGAAGATCAGTCAATTACTTACACCAATATAATCACCTTTTCTGCATCCTCAACTTCTGAAGTGATCACCCGTCAGAAACAACTCCAGATTATTGTGAAGTGTGAAATGGGACATAATTCTACAGTGGAGATAATGTACATAACAGAAAATGATGTAATACAAAATCAAAATGCACTGGGCAAATATAACACCAGCATGGCTCTTTTTGAATCCAATTCATTTGAAAAGACTTTACTTGAATCACCATATTATGTGGATTTGAACCAAACTCTTTTTGTTCAAGTTAGTCTGCACACCTCAGATCCAAATTTGGTGGTGTTTCTTGATACCTGTAGAGCCTCTCCCACCTCTGACTTTGTATCTCCAACCTACGACCTAATCAAGAGTGG ATGTAGTCGAGATGAAACTTGTAAGGTGTATCCCTTATTTGGACACTATGGGAGATTCCATTTTAATGCCTTTAAATTCTTGAGAAGTATGAGCTCTGTGTATCTGCAGTGTAAAGTTTTGATATGTGATAGCAGTGACCACCAGTCTCGCTGCAATCAAGGTTGTGTCTCCAGAAGCAAACGAGACAtttcttcatataaatggaaaacaGATTCCATCATAGGACCCATTCGTCTGAAAAGGGATCGAAGTGCAAGTGGCAATTCAG GATTTCAGCATGAAACACATgcggaagaaactccaaaccAGCCTTTCAACAGTCTGCATCTGTTTTCATTCATGGTTCTAGTTCTGAATGTAGTGATTGTAGCGACAATCACAGTGAGGCATTTTGTAAATCAACGGGCAGACTACAAATACCAGAAGCTGCAGAACTATTAA
- the CUZD1 gene encoding CUB and zona pellucida-like domain-containing protein 1 isoform X6, which produces MSCSLKFTLIVIFFYCWLSSSHEELEGVIMLVIACGILVALLLLIVVVLRLYFKIHNTLTAAKEPEAVAVKNHNPDKVWWAKNSQAKTIATESCPALQCCEGCRMYASFDSLPPCCCDINEGL; this is translated from the exons ATGTCCTGTTCTCTAAAGTTTACTttgattgtaatttttttttactgttggcTTTCATCCAGCCATGAAGAGTTAGAAGGTG TGATTATGCTTGTCATCGCTTGTGGCATCCTGGTGGCCTTGCTCCTGCTGATAGTTGTCGTGCTCCGTCTTTACTTCAAAATACACAACACACTAAC AGCTGCAAAGGAACCTGAGGCTGTGGCTGTAAAAAATCACAACCCAGACAAGGTGTGGTGGGCCAAGAACAGCCAGGCCAAAACCATTGCCACGGAGTCTTGTCCTGCCCTGCAGTGCTGTGAAGGATGTAGAATGTATGCCAGTTTTGATTCCCTGCCACCTTGCTGTTGTGACATAAATGAGGGCCTCTGA
- the CUZD1 gene encoding CUB and zona pellucida-like domain-containing protein 1 isoform X9 has protein sequence MLVIACGILVALLLLIVVVLRLYFKIHNTLTAAKEPEAVAVKNHNPDKVWWAKNSQAKTIATESCPALQCCEGCRMYASFDSLPPCCCDINEGL, from the exons ATGCTTGTCATCGCTTGTGGCATCCTGGTGGCCTTGCTCCTGCTGATAGTTGTCGTGCTCCGTCTTTACTTCAAAATACACAACACACTAAC AGCTGCAAAGGAACCTGAGGCTGTGGCTGTAAAAAATCACAACCCAGACAAGGTGTGGTGGGCCAAGAACAGCCAGGCCAAAACCATTGCCACGGAGTCTTGTCCTGCCCTGCAGTGCTGTGAAGGATGTAGAATGTATGCCAGTTTTGATTCCCTGCCACCTTGCTGTTGTGACATAAATGAGGGCCTCTGA
- the CUZD1 gene encoding CUB and zona pellucida-like domain-containing protein 1 isoform X1, producing the protein MELVRRLMPLTLLILSCLAELTMAEAEGNSSCTVSLGGANMAETHKAMILQLNPNENCTWTIERPENKSIRMIFSYVQLDPDGSCESENIKVFDGTSSNGPLLGQVCSKNDYVPVFESSSSTLTFQIVTDSARIQRTVFVFYYFFSPNISIPDCGGYLDTLEGSFTSPNYPKPHPELAYCVWHIQVEKGYKIKLNFKEIFLEVDKQCKFDFLAVYDGPSTNSGLIGQVCGRVTPTFESSSNSLTVVLSTDYANSYRGFSASYTSIYAENINTTSLTCSSDRMRVIISKSYLEAFNSNGNNLQLKDPTCRPKLSNVVEFSIPLNGCGTIRKVEDQSITYTNIITFSASSTSEVITRQKQLQIIVKCEMGHNSTVEIMYITENDVIQNQNALGKYNTSMALFESNSFEKTLLESPYYVDLNQTLFVQVSLHTSDPNLVVFLDTCRASPTSDFVSPTYDLIKSGCSRDETCKVYPLFGHYGRFHFNAFKFLRSMSSVYLQCKVLICDSSDHQSRCNQGCVSRSKRDISSYKWKTDSIIGPIRLKRDRSASGNSGFQHETHAEETPNQPFNSLHLFSFMVLVLNVVIVATITVRHFVNQRADYKYQKLQNY; encoded by the exons ATGGAGCTTGTAAGAAGACTTATGCCACTAACCCTCTTAATTCTCTCCTGTTTGGCGGAGCTGACAATGGCAGAGGCTGAAG GCAATTCAAGCTGCACAGTCAGTCTAGGGGGTGCCAATATGGCAGAGACCCACAAAGCCATGATCCTGCAACTCAATCCCAATGAGAACTGCACCTGGACAATAGAAAGACCAGAAAACAAAAGCATCAGAATGATCTTTTCCTATGTCCA GCTTGATCCAGATGGAAGCTGTGAAAGTGAAAACATTAAAGTCTTTGATGGAACCTCCAGCAATGGGCCTCTGCTAGGACAAGTCTGCAGTAAAAACGACTATGTTCCTGTATTTGAATCATCATCCAGTACATTGACGTTTCAAATAGTTACTGACTCAGCAAGAATTCAAAGAACTGTCTTTGTCTTCTACTACTTCTTCTCTCCTAACATCT CTATTCCAGACTGTGGCGGTTACCTGGATACCTTGGAAGGATCCTTCACCAGCCCCAATTACCCAAAGCCACATCCTGAGCTGGCTTATTGTGTGTGGCACATACAAGTGGAGAAAGGTTACAAGATAAAACTAAACTTCAAAGAGATTTT CCTAGAAGTAGACAAACAGTGCAAATTTGATTTTCTTGCCGTCTATGATGGCCCCTCCACCAACTCTGGCCTGATTGGACAAGTCTGTGGCCGTGTGACTCCCACCTTCGAATCGTCATCAAACTCTCTGACTGTCGTGTTGTCTACAGATTATGCCAATTCTTATCGGGGCTTTTCTGCTTCCTACACCTCAATTTATGCAGAAAACATCAACACTA caTCTTTAACTTGCTCTTCTGACAGGATGAGAGTTATTATAAGCAAATCCTACCTAGAGGCTTTTAACTCTAATGGGAATAACTTACAACTAAAAGACCCAACTTGCAGACCAAAATTATCAAATGTTGTGGAATTTTCTATCCCTCTTAATGGATGTGGTACAATCAGAAAG GTAGAAGATCAGTCAATTACTTACACCAATATAATCACCTTTTCTGCATCCTCAACTTCTGAAGTGATCACCCGTCAGAAACAACTCCAGATTATTGTGAAGTGTGAAATGGGACATAATTCTACAGTGGAGATAATGTACATAACAGAAAATGATGTAATACAAAATCAAAATGCACTGGGCAAATATAACACCAGCATGGCTCTTTTTGAATCCAATTCATTTGAAAAGACTTTACTTGAATCACCATATTATGTGGATTTGAACCAAACTCTTTTTGTTCAAGTTAGTCTGCACACCTCAGATCCAAATTTGGTGGTGTTTCTTGATACCTGTAGAGCCTCTCCCACCTCTGACTTTGTATCTCCAACCTACGACCTAATCAAGAGTGG ATGTAGTCGAGATGAAACTTGTAAGGTGTATCCCTTATTTGGACACTATGGGAGATTCCATTTTAATGCCTTTAAATTCTTGAGAAGTATGAGCTCTGTGTATCTGCAGTGTAAAGTTTTGATATGTGATAGCAGTGACCACCAGTCTCGCTGCAATCAAGGTTGTGTCTCCAGAAGCAAACGAGACAtttcttcatataaatggaaaacaGATTCCATCATAGGACCCATTCGTCTGAAAAGGGATCGAAGTGCAAGTGGCAATTCAG GATTTCAGCATGAAACACATgcggaagaaactccaaaccAGCCTTTCAACAGTCTGCATCTGTTTTCATTCATGGTTCTAGTTCTGAATGTAGTGATTGTAGCGACAATCACAGTGAGGCATTTTGTAAATCAACGGGCAGACTACAAATACCAGAAGCTGCAGAACTATTAA
- the CUZD1 gene encoding CUB and zona pellucida-like domain-containing protein 1 isoform X3, producing MNHGCWADGERLWSGNSSCTVSLGGANMAETHKAMILQLNPNENCTWTIERPENKSIRMIFSYVQLDPDGSCESENIKVFDGTSSNGPLLGQVCSKNDYVPVFESSSSTLTFQIVTDSARIQRTVFVFYYFFSPNISIPDCGGYLDTLEGSFTSPNYPKPHPELAYCVWHIQVEKGYKIKLNFKEIFLEVDKQCKFDFLAVYDGPSTNSGLIGQVCGRVTPTFESSSNSLTVVLSTDYANSYRGFSASYTSIYAENINTTSLTCSSDRMRVIISKSYLEAFNSNGNNLQLKDPTCRPKLSNVVEFSIPLNGCGTIRKVEDQSITYTNIITFSASSTSEVITRQKQLQIIVKCEMGHNSTVEIMYITENDVIQNQNALGKYNTSMALFESNSFEKTLLESPYYVDLNQTLFVQVSLHTSDPNLVVFLDTCRASPTSDFVSPTYDLIKSGCSRDETCKVYPLFGHYGRFHFNAFKFLRSMSSVYLQCKVLICDSSDHQSRCNQGCVSRSKRDISSYKWKTDSIIGPIRLKRDRSASGNSGFQHETHAEETPNQPFNSLHLFSFMVLVLNVVIVATITVRHFVNQRADYKYQKLQNY from the exons GCAATTCAAGCTGCACAGTCAGTCTAGGGGGTGCCAATATGGCAGAGACCCACAAAGCCATGATCCTGCAACTCAATCCCAATGAGAACTGCACCTGGACAATAGAAAGACCAGAAAACAAAAGCATCAGAATGATCTTTTCCTATGTCCA GCTTGATCCAGATGGAAGCTGTGAAAGTGAAAACATTAAAGTCTTTGATGGAACCTCCAGCAATGGGCCTCTGCTAGGACAAGTCTGCAGTAAAAACGACTATGTTCCTGTATTTGAATCATCATCCAGTACATTGACGTTTCAAATAGTTACTGACTCAGCAAGAATTCAAAGAACTGTCTTTGTCTTCTACTACTTCTTCTCTCCTAACATCT CTATTCCAGACTGTGGCGGTTACCTGGATACCTTGGAAGGATCCTTCACCAGCCCCAATTACCCAAAGCCACATCCTGAGCTGGCTTATTGTGTGTGGCACATACAAGTGGAGAAAGGTTACAAGATAAAACTAAACTTCAAAGAGATTTT CCTAGAAGTAGACAAACAGTGCAAATTTGATTTTCTTGCCGTCTATGATGGCCCCTCCACCAACTCTGGCCTGATTGGACAAGTCTGTGGCCGTGTGACTCCCACCTTCGAATCGTCATCAAACTCTCTGACTGTCGTGTTGTCTACAGATTATGCCAATTCTTATCGGGGCTTTTCTGCTTCCTACACCTCAATTTATGCAGAAAACATCAACACTA caTCTTTAACTTGCTCTTCTGACAGGATGAGAGTTATTATAAGCAAATCCTACCTAGAGGCTTTTAACTCTAATGGGAATAACTTACAACTAAAAGACCCAACTTGCAGACCAAAATTATCAAATGTTGTGGAATTTTCTATCCCTCTTAATGGATGTGGTACAATCAGAAAG GTAGAAGATCAGTCAATTACTTACACCAATATAATCACCTTTTCTGCATCCTCAACTTCTGAAGTGATCACCCGTCAGAAACAACTCCAGATTATTGTGAAGTGTGAAATGGGACATAATTCTACAGTGGAGATAATGTACATAACAGAAAATGATGTAATACAAAATCAAAATGCACTGGGCAAATATAACACCAGCATGGCTCTTTTTGAATCCAATTCATTTGAAAAGACTTTACTTGAATCACCATATTATGTGGATTTGAACCAAACTCTTTTTGTTCAAGTTAGTCTGCACACCTCAGATCCAAATTTGGTGGTGTTTCTTGATACCTGTAGAGCCTCTCCCACCTCTGACTTTGTATCTCCAACCTACGACCTAATCAAGAGTGG ATGTAGTCGAGATGAAACTTGTAAGGTGTATCCCTTATTTGGACACTATGGGAGATTCCATTTTAATGCCTTTAAATTCTTGAGAAGTATGAGCTCTGTGTATCTGCAGTGTAAAGTTTTGATATGTGATAGCAGTGACCACCAGTCTCGCTGCAATCAAGGTTGTGTCTCCAGAAGCAAACGAGACAtttcttcatataaatggaaaacaGATTCCATCATAGGACCCATTCGTCTGAAAAGGGATCGAAGTGCAAGTGGCAATTCAG GATTTCAGCATGAAACACATgcggaagaaactccaaaccAGCCTTTCAACAGTCTGCATCTGTTTTCATTCATGGTTCTAGTTCTGAATGTAGTGATTGTAGCGACAATCACAGTGAGGCATTTTGTAAATCAACGGGCAGACTACAAATACCAGAAGCTGCAGAACTATTAA
- the CUZD1 gene encoding CUB and zona pellucida-like domain-containing protein 1 isoform X4 — MRTGSPSRSLWRLCAGAVHCARAPGRFFDAGGGGRQHEPRLLGGWGASVVRLDPDGSCESENIKVFDGTSSNGPLLGQVCSKNDYVPVFESSSSTLTFQIVTDSARIQRTVFVFYYFFSPNISIPDCGGYLDTLEGSFTSPNYPKPHPELAYCVWHIQVEKGYKIKLNFKEIFLEVDKQCKFDFLAVYDGPSTNSGLIGQVCGRVTPTFESSSNSLTVVLSTDYANSYRGFSASYTSIYAENINTTSLTCSSDRMRVIISKSYLEAFNSNGNNLQLKDPTCRPKLSNVVEFSIPLNGCGTIRKVEDQSITYTNIITFSASSTSEVITRQKQLQIIVKCEMGHNSTVEIMYITENDVIQNQNALGKYNTSMALFESNSFEKTLLESPYYVDLNQTLFVQVSLHTSDPNLVVFLDTCRASPTSDFVSPTYDLIKSGCSRDETCKVYPLFGHYGRFHFNAFKFLRSMSSVYLQCKVLICDSSDHQSRCNQGCVSRSKRDISSYKWKTDSIIGPIRLKRDRSASGNSGFQHETHAEETPNQPFNSLHLFSFMVLVLNVVIVATITVRHFVNQRADYKYQKLQNY, encoded by the exons GCTTGATCCAGATGGAAGCTGTGAAAGTGAAAACATTAAAGTCTTTGATGGAACCTCCAGCAATGGGCCTCTGCTAGGACAAGTCTGCAGTAAAAACGACTATGTTCCTGTATTTGAATCATCATCCAGTACATTGACGTTTCAAATAGTTACTGACTCAGCAAGAATTCAAAGAACTGTCTTTGTCTTCTACTACTTCTTCTCTCCTAACATCT CTATTCCAGACTGTGGCGGTTACCTGGATACCTTGGAAGGATCCTTCACCAGCCCCAATTACCCAAAGCCACATCCTGAGCTGGCTTATTGTGTGTGGCACATACAAGTGGAGAAAGGTTACAAGATAAAACTAAACTTCAAAGAGATTTT CCTAGAAGTAGACAAACAGTGCAAATTTGATTTTCTTGCCGTCTATGATGGCCCCTCCACCAACTCTGGCCTGATTGGACAAGTCTGTGGCCGTGTGACTCCCACCTTCGAATCGTCATCAAACTCTCTGACTGTCGTGTTGTCTACAGATTATGCCAATTCTTATCGGGGCTTTTCTGCTTCCTACACCTCAATTTATGCAGAAAACATCAACACTA caTCTTTAACTTGCTCTTCTGACAGGATGAGAGTTATTATAAGCAAATCCTACCTAGAGGCTTTTAACTCTAATGGGAATAACTTACAACTAAAAGACCCAACTTGCAGACCAAAATTATCAAATGTTGTGGAATTTTCTATCCCTCTTAATGGATGTGGTACAATCAGAAAG GTAGAAGATCAGTCAATTACTTACACCAATATAATCACCTTTTCTGCATCCTCAACTTCTGAAGTGATCACCCGTCAGAAACAACTCCAGATTATTGTGAAGTGTGAAATGGGACATAATTCTACAGTGGAGATAATGTACATAACAGAAAATGATGTAATACAAAATCAAAATGCACTGGGCAAATATAACACCAGCATGGCTCTTTTTGAATCCAATTCATTTGAAAAGACTTTACTTGAATCACCATATTATGTGGATTTGAACCAAACTCTTTTTGTTCAAGTTAGTCTGCACACCTCAGATCCAAATTTGGTGGTGTTTCTTGATACCTGTAGAGCCTCTCCCACCTCTGACTTTGTATCTCCAACCTACGACCTAATCAAGAGTGG ATGTAGTCGAGATGAAACTTGTAAGGTGTATCCCTTATTTGGACACTATGGGAGATTCCATTTTAATGCCTTTAAATTCTTGAGAAGTATGAGCTCTGTGTATCTGCAGTGTAAAGTTTTGATATGTGATAGCAGTGACCACCAGTCTCGCTGCAATCAAGGTTGTGTCTCCAGAAGCAAACGAGACAtttcttcatataaatggaaaacaGATTCCATCATAGGACCCATTCGTCTGAAAAGGGATCGAAGTGCAAGTGGCAATTCAG GATTTCAGCATGAAACACATgcggaagaaactccaaaccAGCCTTTCAACAGTCTGCATCTGTTTTCATTCATGGTTCTAGTTCTGAATGTAGTGATTGTAGCGACAATCACAGTGAGGCATTTTGTAAATCAACGGGCAGACTACAAATACCAGAAGCTGCAGAACTATTAA